The Lactuca sativa cultivar Salinas chromosome 2, Lsat_Salinas_v11, whole genome shotgun sequence genome includes a window with the following:
- the LOC111907137 gene encoding glucomannan 4-beta-mannosyltransferase 9 isoform X4: MRRLSTIKLAIESFTVDGDDIIEKLIETWERFKVPVLVPFLRTLMYVALAMSVMLFIEMVYMSLVIAFNYLFGRKIEKRYKWEEFKDELESGSFVYPLVLVQIPMFNEKEVYQLSIGAACGLSWPADRIVIQVLDDSTDPIIKGMVQVECEKWACKGTNIHYQVRDNRKGYKAGALKEGLEHCYANECEYVAIFDADFQPEPDFLKKTIPFLHYNSELGLVQARWKFVNSDECLLTRTQEMSLNYHFKVEQEVGSSTYAFFGFNGTAGVWRMAALNEAGGWKDRTTVEDMDLAVRASLKGWKFLYIGSINVKNELPSTLKAYRYQQHRWSCGAANLFRKMVYEIIISEKVTLWKKLHLIYSFFFVRKIVAHIVTFMLYCVVIPICVWVPEVEVPRWGTIYIPTIITILNAVGTPRSLYLVVFWIVIENAMSLHRCKATFIGLFETQRVNEWVVTEKHGDASKDKIGTRQHGRLSFKLSERLQGAILWLGY, translated from the exons ATGAGGAGGCTTTCGACAATCAAACTTGCAATAGAATCGTTTACAGTTGATGGAGACGACATCATTGAGAAACTTATCGAGACCTGGGAACGATTCAAAGTGCCAGTTTTGGTGCCATTTCTGAGAACATTGATGTATGTTGCTCTTGCGATGTCTGTAATGTTGTTCATAGAGATGGTTTACATGTCGTTGGTGATTGCATTCAATTATTTGTTTGGGAGAAAGATTGAAAAACGCTACAAATGGGAAGAATTCAAAGATGAGCTTGAATCAGGGAGCTTTGTTTACCCACTTGTTCTTGTTCAAATTCCAATGTTCAATGAAAAAGAA GTTTATCAGCTTTCCATTGGAGCTGCATGTGGGCTTTCATGGCCGGCTGATCGTATTGTGATTCAAGTTCTTGATGATTCAACGGATCCTATCATCAAG GGTATGGTGCAAGTGGAGTGTGAAAAATGGGCATGTAAAGGTACAAACATACATTATCAAGTGAGAGACAATCGAAAGGGATATAAAGCAGGAGCACTTAAAGAAGGTTTAGAGCATTGTTATGCTAATGAGTGCGAGTATGTGGCTATTTTTGATGCCGATTTTCAACCAGAACCTGACTTTCTCAAGAAAACTATCCCGTTTCTTCATTATAACAGTGAACTTGGTCTTGTTCAAGCTCGTTGGAAGTTCG TGAACTCAGATGAATGCTTATTGACAAGAACACAAGAGATGTCACTTAACTACCATTTCAAAGTGGAGCAAGAAGTTGGTTCTTCTACTTATGCATTCTTTGGATTCAATG gaACTGCTGGAGTTTGGCGAATGGCTGCACTTAATGAGGCTGGAGGATGGAAGGATCGTACTACAGTTGAAGATATGGATCTAGCAGTTAGAGCTAGTCTTAAAGGCTGGAAATTCTTGTACATTGGTTCAATAAAT GTTAAAAACGAACTACCAAGCACATTGAAAGCGTATCGTTATCAACAACACCGATGGTCTTGCGGTGCGGCAAACCTATTCAGGAAAATGGTCTATGAGATTATCATAAGTGAG AAAGTTACATTGTGGAAGAAGCTACATTTAATATACAGTTTCTTCTTCGTAAGGAAGATTGTGGCTCATATTGTTACATTCATGCTCTATTGTGTTGTAATTCCTATATGTGTGTGGGTACCTGAAGTCGAAGTTCCAAGGTGGGGTACGATTTACATCCCAACCATCATCACTATCCTAAATGCTGTTGGGACTCCAAG GTCCTTATATTTGGTGGTATTTTGGATTGTAATTGAGAATGCTATGTCCCTCCATCGATGTAAGGCTACGTTTATTGGACTCTTTGAAACTCAAAGAGTGAACGAATGGGTTGTAACTGAAAAACATGGAGATGCTTCTAAGGATAAAATCGGAACTAGACAACATGGAAGACTTAGCTTCAAGCTAAGTGAAAG
- the LOC111907137 gene encoding glucomannan 4-beta-mannosyltransferase 9 isoform X3 yields MRRLSTIKLAIESFTVDGDDIIEKLIETWERFKVPVLVPFLRTLMYVALAMSVMLFIEMVYMSLVIAFNYLFGRKIEKRYKWEEFKDELESGSFVYPLVLVQIPMFNEKEVYQLSIGAACGLSWPADRIVIQVLDDSTDPIIKGMVQVECEKWACKGTNIHYQVRDNRKGYKAGALKEGLEHCYANECEYVAIFDADFQPEPDFLKKTIPFLHYNSELGLVQARWKFVNSDECLLTRTQEMSLNYHFKVEQEVGSSTYAFFGFNGTAGVWRMAALNEAGGWKDRTTVEDMDLAVRASLKGWKFLYIGSINVKNELPSTLKAYRYQQHRWSCGAANLFRKMVYEIIISEKVTLWKKLHLIYSFFFVRKIVAHIVTFMLYCVVIPICVWVPEVEVPRWGTIYIPTIITILNAVGTPRSLYLVVFWIVIENAMSLHRCKATFIGLFETQRVNEWVVTEKHGDASKDKIGTRQHGRLSFKLSERLLKNSHSIQLSG; encoded by the exons ATGAGGAGGCTTTCGACAATCAAACTTGCAATAGAATCGTTTACAGTTGATGGAGACGACATCATTGAGAAACTTATCGAGACCTGGGAACGATTCAAAGTGCCAGTTTTGGTGCCATTTCTGAGAACATTGATGTATGTTGCTCTTGCGATGTCTGTAATGTTGTTCATAGAGATGGTTTACATGTCGTTGGTGATTGCATTCAATTATTTGTTTGGGAGAAAGATTGAAAAACGCTACAAATGGGAAGAATTCAAAGATGAGCTTGAATCAGGGAGCTTTGTTTACCCACTTGTTCTTGTTCAAATTCCAATGTTCAATGAAAAAGAA GTTTATCAGCTTTCCATTGGAGCTGCATGTGGGCTTTCATGGCCGGCTGATCGTATTGTGATTCAAGTTCTTGATGATTCAACGGATCCTATCATCAAG GGTATGGTGCAAGTGGAGTGTGAAAAATGGGCATGTAAAGGTACAAACATACATTATCAAGTGAGAGACAATCGAAAGGGATATAAAGCAGGAGCACTTAAAGAAGGTTTAGAGCATTGTTATGCTAATGAGTGCGAGTATGTGGCTATTTTTGATGCCGATTTTCAACCAGAACCTGACTTTCTCAAGAAAACTATCCCGTTTCTTCATTATAACAGTGAACTTGGTCTTGTTCAAGCTCGTTGGAAGTTCG TGAACTCAGATGAATGCTTATTGACAAGAACACAAGAGATGTCACTTAACTACCATTTCAAAGTGGAGCAAGAAGTTGGTTCTTCTACTTATGCATTCTTTGGATTCAATG gaACTGCTGGAGTTTGGCGAATGGCTGCACTTAATGAGGCTGGAGGATGGAAGGATCGTACTACAGTTGAAGATATGGATCTAGCAGTTAGAGCTAGTCTTAAAGGCTGGAAATTCTTGTACATTGGTTCAATAAAT GTTAAAAACGAACTACCAAGCACATTGAAAGCGTATCGTTATCAACAACACCGATGGTCTTGCGGTGCGGCAAACCTATTCAGGAAAATGGTCTATGAGATTATCATAAGTGAG AAAGTTACATTGTGGAAGAAGCTACATTTAATATACAGTTTCTTCTTCGTAAGGAAGATTGTGGCTCATATTGTTACATTCATGCTCTATTGTGTTGTAATTCCTATATGTGTGTGGGTACCTGAAGTCGAAGTTCCAAGGTGGGGTACGATTTACATCCCAACCATCATCACTATCCTAAATGCTGTTGGGACTCCAAG GTCCTTATATTTGGTGGTATTTTGGATTGTAATTGAGAATGCTATGTCCCTCCATCGATGTAAGGCTACGTTTATTGGACTCTTTGAAACTCAAAGAGTGAACGAATGGGTTGTAACTGAAAAACATGGAGATGCTTCTAAGGATAAAATCGGAACTAGACAACATGGAAGACTTAGCTTCAAGCTAAGTGAAAG
- the LOC111907137 gene encoding glucomannan 4-beta-mannosyltransferase 9 isoform X2, which yields MRRLSTIKLAIESFTVDGDDIIEKLIETWERFKVPVLVPFLRTLMYVALAMSVMLFIEMVYMSLVIAFNYLFGRKIEKRYKWEEFKDELESGSFVYPLVLVQIPMFNEKEVYQLSIGAACGLSWPADRIVIQVLDDSTDPIIKGMVQVECEKWACKGTNIHYQVRDNRKGYKAGALKEGLEHCYANECEYVAIFDADFQPEPDFLKKTIPFLHYNSELGLVQARWKFVNSDECLLTRTQEMSLNYHFKVEQEVGSSTYAFFGFNGTAGVWRMAALNEAGGWKDRTTVEDMDLAVRASLKGWKFLYIGSINVKNELPSTLKAYRYQQHRWSCGAANLFRKMVYEIIISEKVTLWKKLHLIYSFFFVRKIVAHIVTFMLYCVVIPICVWVPEVEVPRWGTIYIPTIITILNAVGTPRSLYLVVFWIVIENAMSLHRCKATFIGLFETQRVNEWVVTEKHGDASKDKIGTRQHGRLSFKLSERGLQRWFADFMDFCFEKTNNT from the exons ATGAGGAGGCTTTCGACAATCAAACTTGCAATAGAATCGTTTACAGTTGATGGAGACGACATCATTGAGAAACTTATCGAGACCTGGGAACGATTCAAAGTGCCAGTTTTGGTGCCATTTCTGAGAACATTGATGTATGTTGCTCTTGCGATGTCTGTAATGTTGTTCATAGAGATGGTTTACATGTCGTTGGTGATTGCATTCAATTATTTGTTTGGGAGAAAGATTGAAAAACGCTACAAATGGGAAGAATTCAAAGATGAGCTTGAATCAGGGAGCTTTGTTTACCCACTTGTTCTTGTTCAAATTCCAATGTTCAATGAAAAAGAA GTTTATCAGCTTTCCATTGGAGCTGCATGTGGGCTTTCATGGCCGGCTGATCGTATTGTGATTCAAGTTCTTGATGATTCAACGGATCCTATCATCAAG GGTATGGTGCAAGTGGAGTGTGAAAAATGGGCATGTAAAGGTACAAACATACATTATCAAGTGAGAGACAATCGAAAGGGATATAAAGCAGGAGCACTTAAAGAAGGTTTAGAGCATTGTTATGCTAATGAGTGCGAGTATGTGGCTATTTTTGATGCCGATTTTCAACCAGAACCTGACTTTCTCAAGAAAACTATCCCGTTTCTTCATTATAACAGTGAACTTGGTCTTGTTCAAGCTCGTTGGAAGTTCG TGAACTCAGATGAATGCTTATTGACAAGAACACAAGAGATGTCACTTAACTACCATTTCAAAGTGGAGCAAGAAGTTGGTTCTTCTACTTATGCATTCTTTGGATTCAATG gaACTGCTGGAGTTTGGCGAATGGCTGCACTTAATGAGGCTGGAGGATGGAAGGATCGTACTACAGTTGAAGATATGGATCTAGCAGTTAGAGCTAGTCTTAAAGGCTGGAAATTCTTGTACATTGGTTCAATAAAT GTTAAAAACGAACTACCAAGCACATTGAAAGCGTATCGTTATCAACAACACCGATGGTCTTGCGGTGCGGCAAACCTATTCAGGAAAATGGTCTATGAGATTATCATAAGTGAG AAAGTTACATTGTGGAAGAAGCTACATTTAATATACAGTTTCTTCTTCGTAAGGAAGATTGTGGCTCATATTGTTACATTCATGCTCTATTGTGTTGTAATTCCTATATGTGTGTGGGTACCTGAAGTCGAAGTTCCAAGGTGGGGTACGATTTACATCCCAACCATCATCACTATCCTAAATGCTGTTGGGACTCCAAG GTCCTTATATTTGGTGGTATTTTGGATTGTAATTGAGAATGCTATGTCCCTCCATCGATGTAAGGCTACGTTTATTGGACTCTTTGAAACTCAAAGAGTGAACGAATGGGTTGTAACTGAAAAACATGGAGATGCTTCTAAGGATAAAATCGGAACTAGACAACATGGAAGACTTAGCTTCAAGCTAAGTGAAAG